From a single Nocardioides panacis genomic region:
- a CDS encoding GNAT family N-acetyltransferase: MSRLEVLPFDESHLPDAGRLLAARHRRHRAAEPHLPARFEDPVTCSTEVAAVLGGTDVSGAVALRDGRVVGYLLGAPKPGPDWGRNVWVESAGLAVEEAEDARDLYAAAAARWAEEGRTAHYVLVPAHDEALVSAWFRLAFGHQHTHAVREVPAGPAGTPPHVRVRRAARGDVAALARLDLELPAHQALAPTFSAAPTGTYEEALAEWEDDVDDPDFATFVAEHEGRVVGSAVGCRLERSGSHAGPARPDGAGFLGFAAVLPGARGLGAGRALGEAVLDWSRSEGHACVVTDWRATNLLSSRAWPALGFRPSYLRLHRLLGH, encoded by the coding sequence ATGTCCCGCCTCGAGGTGCTGCCGTTCGACGAGAGCCACCTGCCCGACGCCGGCCGGCTGCTCGCCGCGCGGCACCGCCGGCACCGGGCCGCCGAGCCGCACCTCCCGGCCCGCTTCGAGGACCCCGTGACCTGCTCGACCGAGGTCGCGGCCGTGCTCGGCGGCACCGACGTCTCCGGCGCGGTCGCGCTGCGCGACGGACGGGTGGTCGGCTACCTGCTCGGCGCCCCCAAGCCGGGCCCCGACTGGGGCCGCAACGTCTGGGTCGAGTCCGCTGGGCTGGCCGTGGAGGAGGCGGAGGACGCCCGGGACCTGTACGCCGCGGCCGCCGCCCGCTGGGCCGAGGAGGGCCGCACGGCGCACTACGTGCTGGTGCCCGCGCACGACGAGGCGCTCGTGAGCGCGTGGTTCCGGCTGGCCTTCGGGCACCAGCACACGCACGCCGTCCGCGAGGTGCCGGCGGGTCCTGCTGGCACCCCGCCGCACGTCCGGGTTCGCCGGGCCGCGCGCGGCGACGTCGCGGCGCTGGCCCGGCTGGACCTCGAGCTGCCCGCCCACCAGGCCCTCGCCCCGACGTTCTCCGCGGCCCCGACCGGCACCTACGAGGAGGCGCTGGCCGAGTGGGAGGACGACGTCGACGACCCGGACTTCGCGACGTTCGTCGCCGAGCACGAGGGCCGGGTAGTCGGCTCCGCGGTGGGCTGCCGGCTGGAGCGGTCCGGGAGCCACGCGGGCCCCGCCCGGCCGGACGGGGCCGGGTTCCTGGGGTTCGCCGCCGTGCTGCCCGGGGCCCGCGGGCTCGGCGCCGGACGGGCACTGGGCGAGGCGGTCCTGGACTGGTCGCGGAGCGAGGGGCACGCGTGCGTGGTCACCGACTGGCGGGCCACGAACCTGCTCTCCTCCCGGGCCTGGCCGGCGCTCGGGTTCCGGCCGTCGTACCTGCGGCTGCACCGGCTGCTCGGCCACTGA
- the aroF gene encoding 3-deoxy-7-phosphoheptulonate synthase: MVIVMTPEATAEDVARIVEKVESVGGEAFVSKGVVRTIIGLVGDIDSFHHLNLRGMAGVGDVHRISDPYKLVSRQHHAGRSTVWVRGVPIGPDTFTFIAGPCAVESRAQTLEAAEMAKAAGATLMRGGAFKPRTSPYAFQGLGVEGLEILSSVREATGLPVVTEVVDARDVAVVAEHADMLQVGTRNMANFGLLQAVGESGRPVLLKRGMTATIEEWLMAAEYIAQRGNLDVVLCERGIRTFEPATRNTLDISAVPVVQATSHLPIIVDPSHAAGRKDLIVPLSRAAIAVGADGVIVDVHPDPESALCDGPQALLGADLRALAQAVRQLPPMVGRVDASTLSRTPVVPR; the protein is encoded by the coding sequence ATGGTCATCGTCATGACGCCCGAGGCCACCGCCGAGGACGTCGCCCGCATCGTGGAGAAGGTCGAGAGCGTCGGCGGTGAGGCGTTCGTCAGCAAGGGCGTCGTCCGCACGATCATCGGCCTGGTCGGCGACATCGACTCCTTCCACCACCTCAACCTGCGCGGCATGGCCGGCGTCGGGGACGTGCACCGGATCTCCGACCCCTACAAGCTGGTCAGCCGCCAGCACCACGCCGGGCGCAGCACGGTGTGGGTGCGTGGCGTGCCGATCGGGCCGGACACCTTCACGTTCATCGCCGGACCGTGCGCGGTCGAGTCCCGGGCGCAGACGCTCGAGGCCGCCGAGATGGCCAAGGCCGCCGGCGCGACGCTGATGCGCGGCGGTGCGTTCAAGCCCCGCACCTCGCCGTACGCCTTCCAGGGGCTCGGCGTCGAGGGCCTGGAGATCCTGTCCTCGGTCCGGGAGGCCACCGGCCTGCCGGTGGTCACCGAGGTGGTGGACGCGCGCGACGTCGCGGTGGTGGCCGAGCACGCGGACATGCTCCAGGTGGGCACCCGCAACATGGCGAACTTCGGGCTGCTCCAGGCGGTCGGCGAGTCCGGCCGGCCGGTGCTGCTCAAGCGCGGGATGACCGCGACCATCGAGGAGTGGCTGATGGCCGCGGAGTACATCGCGCAGCGCGGCAACCTCGACGTGGTGCTGTGCGAGCGCGGCATCCGCACCTTCGAGCCGGCCACCCGCAACACCCTGGACATCTCCGCGGTGCCGGTCGTGCAAGCGACCAGCCACCTGCCGATCATCGTGGACCCCTCGCACGCGGCCGGCCGCAAGGACCTGATCGTGCCGCTGTCCCGGGCCGCGATCGCGGTCGGCGCCGACGGCGTAATCGTCGACGTGCACCCGGACCCGGAGTCGGCGCTGTGCGACGGGCCGCAGGCGCTGCTCGGCGCGGACCTGCGGGCCCTCGCCCAGGCCGTGCGCCAGCTGCCGCCGATGGTCGGCCGGGTGGACGCGAGCACGCTGTCCCGGACGCCGGTGGTGCCGCGCTGA
- a CDS encoding threonine aldolase family protein, whose product MSTPMVDLRSDTVTRPTEAMRAAMASAEVGDDVYGEDPTVRALEERVAGLFGKEAALFTPTGSMANVLAVRTLVGVGEEVLCESSAHIARAELGAHAAYTGLTMRTWVGRPVDLAQIETMFAPDMGPFFVATRAISVENTHNFGGGTVTPIEDLQAVRRFADDRGVGVHVDGARIWNAHVATGTPLDAYGACADVLAVCLSKGLGAPVGSLVVGTAAAIEESRVWRKRMGGGMRQVGILAAAGLHALDHHVERLAEDHANARLLAEACGVDPVSVHTNIVVVDVPDAPAVVAAVREHDVLVSAVGPRALRMVTHLDVSRDQAETAAAVLRKVLR is encoded by the coding sequence ATGAGCACGCCGATGGTCGACCTGCGCAGCGACACCGTCACCCGCCCCACCGAGGCGATGCGGGCCGCGATGGCGTCCGCCGAGGTCGGGGACGACGTGTACGGCGAGGACCCCACCGTCCGTGCCCTCGAGGAGCGGGTCGCCGGGCTGTTCGGCAAGGAGGCGGCGCTGTTCACGCCGACCGGCTCGATGGCCAACGTGCTGGCCGTCCGGACGCTGGTCGGGGTCGGCGAGGAGGTGCTCTGCGAGTCCTCCGCGCACATCGCCCGCGCCGAGCTCGGCGCGCACGCCGCCTACACCGGCCTCACCATGCGCACCTGGGTGGGCCGCCCCGTCGACCTCGCGCAGATCGAGACGATGTTCGCCCCGGACATGGGGCCGTTCTTCGTGGCCACCCGCGCGATCTCGGTGGAGAACACCCACAACTTCGGCGGCGGCACCGTCACCCCGATCGAGGACCTGCAGGCGGTCCGCCGGTTCGCCGACGACCGCGGGGTCGGCGTGCACGTCGACGGCGCCCGGATCTGGAACGCGCACGTCGCGACCGGCACGCCGCTGGACGCGTACGGCGCCTGCGCCGACGTGCTCGCGGTCTGCCTGAGCAAGGGTCTCGGTGCACCGGTCGGGTCCCTCGTGGTGGGCACCGCCGCGGCGATCGAGGAGTCCCGGGTCTGGCGCAAGCGGATGGGCGGCGGGATGCGGCAGGTCGGCATCCTCGCGGCGGCCGGCCTGCACGCGCTCGACCACCACGTCGAGCGGCTCGCCGAGGACCACGCGAACGCCCGGCTCCTCGCGGAGGCGTGCGGCGTGGACCCCGTCTCGGTGCACACGAACATCGTCGTGGTCGACGTACCCGACGCTCCGGCGGTGGTGGCCGCCGTGCGCGAGCACGACGTGCTGGTGTCCGCGGTCGGACCGCGGGCGCTGCGGATGGTGACGCACCTCGACGTCAGCCGGGACCAGGCCGAGACGGCAGCCGCCGTGCTGAGGAAGGTGCTCCGATGA